In a genomic window of Streptomyces noursei ATCC 11455:
- a CDS encoding HPr family phosphocarrier protein, with translation MAERRVNVGWAEGLHARPASIFVRAATASGVAITISKADGNPVNAASMLAVLGLGAQGGEEIVLASEADGAEAALDRLAKLVAEGLEELPETV, from the coding sequence ATGGCTGAGCGCCGCGTCAATGTCGGTTGGGCCGAGGGCCTGCACGCCCGCCCCGCGTCGATCTTCGTCCGAGCGGCCACCGCCTCCGGTGTCGCGATAACGATCTCCAAGGCGGACGGCAACCCCGTCAACGCCGCCTCCATGCTCGCGGTTCTGGGCCTGGGCGCCCAGGGTGGCGAGGAGATCGTACTGGCCTCCGAGGCCGATGGTGCCGAGGCTGCGCTCGACCGTCTGGCGAAGCTGGTCGCGGAGGGCCTCGAGGAGCTCCCCGAGACCGTCTGA